The following nucleotide sequence is from Opitutales bacterium.
GGACATGCTCTTAAAAAATCCACACATGGGCATTAAGTACGGCAAAGAAGGGAAGAATTTTCTAGAGGAAAAACACTCTGTTGAAGACTATGTGGCCGCCGTGCTGAAAATCGCCGAGTTTCCCATAAATGAAAGATCCAAGCCGACAAAAGACCTATTACGGCAGCGCTATGCAAAATGGTTAAATAAATCGATGGATAATGAGGAGGTAGCGACGCACCTCGCGCAACGTCTTGAGAACATTATTTAGTGAGAGGAAGGCGGCTTCAACACCAGCTTAGCGGAATGATTGATAAAAGACTGAAGTTTGCGGTTCGGTCCTGAGCCTTTACGAAAAACCCGCCGCACGCCGCTCTGCATTTCATTCTCTGCCGTTATGAATGCAATTTCATTGAGGACATAGCGCCACTTCCGAAAAAGCTCCCAAAAATTCTTCTCATCCTGGGCACCCCCAACTCGGCTAGCGCTTACATGGTGCTTGATCTGGCTATCAAAAGATACCACCGGCACCCGTCCCCATTCCAATGTCTGTAGGCAAAAATCGACATCTTCCATTCCATTAACGAAGCGCTCATCGAAGCCACCAAGTCTAGTAAACCATTCTCGTTCCGTAACCCAACACGCCGCGGTGGCTCCGACCACCGCCTCACTGCCCTTTCGACGCAATTGTTTCTCGCCAAAATCGCGGTGTTGTGGGGCAGAATAGATATCAAAGTAGATGCCAGCATGGTCTAAAACAGGATCGCTGACTCGCCATTGAACATTCCCTACTAAGCCGGGCATGCGCTCATGCCCCATCCAGCGGTGTGGCCGCTTCAAGGCTTCCAACATGGGCTCGAACCATCCGCTCTGAAGCAATATATCATTGTTAAGGAATGCCAAAACGTCTCCCTCCGCTTTCGATGCACCAAAATTATTGCTTCGCCCATAGCCCAGATTTGCGTCGTTAAAAAAGATCTTGGTGGGAACTGATAGATCCAGCGATTGAAGCCATTCTCGCGTAGAATCGGAGCTCCCGTCGTCCACAAAAATAATCTCAAAATCGATCACATCCTCCAGTGATTCTAAGAGAGAATCTAAATATGCACGTGTATAATCGAGACCATTGAAAAGTGCTGTTACGACCGAAAGGCGCATCCAGAGTATCCTTTTAACATTATTGCCGACCGCAATATCAGAAGCGCGTATCTAATCTAGCCCAAGGCTGACCGAAACACACGCTTCATGTCCTCGATGATGAGGTAGAGCGTTGGGATAAGGACCAGCGTAACGACCGTTGAAAACAAGATACCGAAGGCCAAGGTAACCGCCATGGGGATGACGATCTGGGCCTGTAAGCTCGATTCAGAAATAATTGGAATCAAACCGATAAAGGTTGTGAGAGACGTGAGGAGAATAGCCCGGAATCGTCGCACCCCAGCGTCCCGCGCAGCGACGGCAAGATCCATCCCTTTCCTTACCCCTTGGTTTACAAAATCAACCATCACCAAGCTGTCGTTTACCACTACACCCGCTAATGCGATCAAGCCGCACATTGACAATACGCTTATGGGTAAACCCAAAATCCAGTGCCCGACTGCTGCTCCAATAAATCCAAAGGGAATCACCGACATGATGATCAAAGGCTGGAGGTAGGATTTGAGCGGAATCGCTATGAGCGTATAGACCACCAACATCGCAAGCAACAGCCCATTGATCAGGGTGCCCAGGGATTCCTGTGCCTCTTGACTCTGTCCAGTCAGCTTGAAACGAGTATCGGGGTAACGTGGAGCATAGTTTTCCTGAAAAACAGACTCTAATTCGCGCGCGATTTTCTCGGGCTCTGCAATCTCTCGATCTGCCATAGCGCTGATGTTTACTGTGCGCTGCGCATCCAATCGCTGAATCGCAGAATATCCCGTCTTATAATCGATATGAGCCACACGAGAGAACGGTATGATTGTTCGATCCGGTAGCCGGAAATACATCGACTCGAGATCGGTGACCCGGCTGCGTTCGTCTGCCGGATAGCGCACCATTACTTTTACCTCATCCTCCCCCCGCTGAATGCGTTGCGCTTCGACACCATAGAAGCCAGCGCGCACTTGAGACGCAACTTGCCCCAGCGTTAGGCCCATAGCTTGAGCTTCTGGTGTGATCGAAAGCACCGCTTCCCGCGGACCTTCCGTCAAACTTACCGAAGTATTAAAGATCCCAGGATAAGCATCGAGCTCGTCTGCAAACTCCTCGGCAGCCGCCTTGAGTTGCTCTAAATCCTCTCCAAACAGATTTACACTGAGAGCCGGAGCCCCATCGTCACCACTACCGACATCGAGTTTCTCAATGCCGGGGATATCTCCGATCGCCTCGGTCCACATGCGGCTTATTTGTATTGTGTCGACTGTTCGTGTCTCGGCTTTGTTGAGCTCGACGACCATAAACCCCGAACTGCGCGACGACAATGCGGTCCGGAGGTGTTTGACCAAACTTCCCCCCTCAATCACGGCGAGCTCCTCGTCAACCACATAAAGCGCGTCCTCAATCCTTACCATCGCCTCCTCCAAATCGGAGAAGCCCATCCCATTTTCCATCTGGATCTGTGCAATCAAGAAATCGCTCGGCAGTGATGGGAAAAATACGAACCGAATAATACCCCCTGCCACCACGCCTACGATGAAGATTAAGCAACCGACAAAAATGGCCACCGTCGCGTAGCGAAACTCCAACGCATTTTCCAACACCGGGCGGTACACCTGATGAAT
It contains:
- a CDS encoding glycosyltransferase; translated protein: MRLSVVTALFNGLDYTRAYLDSLLESLEDVIDFEIIFVDDGSSDSTREWLQSLDLSVPTKIFFNDANLGYGRSNNFGASKAEGDVLAFLNNDILLQSGWFEPMLEALKRPHRWMGHERMPGLVGNVQWRVSDPVLDHAGIYFDIYSAPQHRDFGEKQLRRKGSEAVVGATAACWVTEREWFTRLGGFDERFVNGMEDVDFCLQTLEWGRVPVVSFDSQIKHHVSASRVGGAQDEKNFWELFRKWRYVLNEIAFITAENEMQSGVRRVFRKGSGPNRKLQSFINHSAKLVLKPPSSH